A single genomic interval of Cucumis sativus cultivar 9930 chromosome 5, Cucumber_9930_V3, whole genome shotgun sequence harbors:
- the LOC101221924 gene encoding probable nucleoredoxin 1 — MASDAVHDINSLFSSDGTDFLIRNNGDQVKISSLIGKIVGLYFSASWCPPCHRFTPIFAGVYEELASKGDFEVVFVSSDNDEESFKDYFSKMPWLAIPFSDSDTNQRLNELFKVRGIPHLVVLDANGKVLTNDGVRLVSEYGVNAYPFTSEQIKLLKEKELEAKRNQTISSILVSNSRNYVISNDGTQIPVSELEGKVVGLYFSVYGHEPCDDFTSILVDAYKKLKEKGNNFEIVLLSLDDEADDFNEALETLPCLALPFQDEKCKKLIRYFELSDIPTLIIIGQDGKTLHPNAVELIEEHGPDAYPFTPEKIEKLVEIQKAKLESQTLESLLISGNKDYVIGKNGKKIPVSELVGKNILLYFSAHWCPPCRAFLPKLIQAYDEIKQKDKEFEVIFISSDSDQDSFEEFFSGMPWLALPFGDERKKFLNRRFKIQGIPTLVALNRSGCTVSTDARKLIQSHGADAYPFTEERLKQLEAQLEEEAKGWPEKLNHELHEEHELVRTHQAEYSCDGCDEMGYGWSFYCEECDFSLHPNCAMKNDDGAEEQKEGWICEGDVCRRV, encoded by the exons ATGGCTTCTGATGCTGTTCATGACAtcaattctctcttttcctccGATGGAACAGATTTTCTCATCCGCAATAATGGCGATCAg GTGAAAATCAGTTCCTTAATTGGGAAGATTGTGGGGTTGTATTTCTCCGCCTCTTGGTGTCCTCCTTGTCACCGTTTTACTCCAATATTTGCTGGGGTTTATGAGGAATTAGCTTCAAAGGGTGATTTTGAAGTTGTCTTTGTTTCTAGTGACAACGATGAAGAGTCTTTCAAGGATTATTTCTCTAAAATGCCATGGTTGGCAATTCCATTCTCTGATTCAGACACCAATCAACGTTTGAAtgaacttttcaaagtcaGGGGAATTCCTCATCTTGTTGTTCTCGACGCCAATGGGAAGGTTTTAACTAATGATGGAGTGAGACTTGTCAGTGAATATGGGGTTAATGCCTATCCTTTTACTTCTGAGCAGATCAAACTTTTGAAGGAGAAAGAGTTGGAAGCGAAAAGAAACCAAACCATTAGTTCCATTTTGGTTTCGAACTCGCGTAATTATGTGATTTCAAACGATGGAACTCAG ATTCCTGTTTCTGAGCTAGAAGGGAAAGTGGTAGGGTTGTACTTCTCAGTGTATGGTCATGAACCATGTGATGATTTTACTTCTATTTTGGTTGATGCTTACAAGAAACTCAAAGAGAAGGGAAACAATTTTGAGATTGTGTTGCTCTCTTTAGATGATGAAGCTGATGACTTCAATGAAGCATTGGAAACACTGCCATGTCTGGCATTGCCATTTCAggatgaaaaatgtaaaaaactCATTCGATATTTTGAGCTTAGTGATATTCCCACCCTTATCATAATTGGACAGGACGGGAAGACTTTGCACCCGAACGCAGTTGAACTCATAGAAGAGCATGGCCCTGATGCATACCCTTTCACTCCTGAAAAAATTGAGAAGCTTGTTGAGATTCAGAAGGCAAAACTTGAGTCACAGACTCTGGAGTCTCTTTTAATTTCTGGGAATAAGGATTATGTTATTGGAAAGAACGGTAAAAAG ATCCCGGTATCTGAGCTCGTTGGCAAGAACATTCTGCTTTATTTCTCAGCTCACTGGTGCCCCCCGTGTCGTGCATTCTTGCCTAAGCTTATACAGGCATACgatgaaattaaacaaaaggaCAAAGAGTTTGAAgtgattttcatttcaagTGATAGTGACCAAGATTCCTTTGAGGAATTCTTTTCAGGGATGCCTTGGTTAGCCCTGCCATTTGGTGATGAAAGGAAGAAGTTCCTAAATCGGAGGTTCAAAATTCAAGGCATTCCTACACTTGTAGCCCTTAACCGAAGTGGTTGTACTGTTTCAACAGATGCTCGTAAGCTTATACAATCTCACGGAGCAGATGCCTATCCATTCACAGAGGAACGTCTGAAGCAATTGGAGGCACagttggaagaagaagcaaaggGGTGGCCTGAGAAACTAAATCATGAACTACATGAAGAACATGAACTTGTTCGAACACATCAAGCTGAATATTCTTGCGATGGTTGCGATGAGATGGGGTATGGTTGGTCGTTTTACTGTGAGGAATGTGACTTCAGTTTGCACCCAAACTGTGCTATGAAAAACGACGACGGGGCTGAGGAGCAGAAAGAAGGGTGGATTTGCGAGGGAGACGTGTGCCGTAGAGTTTAA
- the LOC101221696 gene encoding probable nucleoredoxin 1-2 codes for MASEAMYDLNSLLSSEGRDFLIRNNGDQVKISSLSGKIVGLYFSAGWCPPCRFFTPKLLKTYKELASKNINDFEVVFISSDGDEYSFEAYFLRMPWLSIPFEDSETKQKLKSLFQLSGIPHLVVIDGNGKVSSDDGVGLVRDFGADAYPFTSDRKMQLLIQREEEARRNNQTIDSLLVSTSRTYVVSNDGNQIPISELEGKLIGLYFSKQGHEDCGNFTPKLIEAYNKLKKKEENFEIVFISLDEENEDLFKEAFKTMPWLALPFKDEKCQELKLYFEVTHIPALVIIGQDGKTSNPNAVELIKGRGIDAYPFTPKKLDVQVDDTPNARLESQSLTSLLSSDRRDFLIRNNGDQVKISSLIGKRVGLYFSAGWCPPCRLFTPKLSEFYKELLANKSKNNDFEIIFISSDRDALSFKAYFSKMPWLAIPFDDLETQKKLKILFQLSSIPYLVVIDGNGKVSSADGVNLVKEFGVDAYPFTIDRKKQLLAQKEEAKKNNQTITSVLASASRNYLVSNDGKQIPVSELEGKLIGLYFSLPGHEHCDAFTPKLSEVYNNLKKKKENFEIVFVSLEEEDEDFFNEAFKSMPWLALPFKDEKCQKLKLYFDVDDIPALVITGQDGRTLNPNAVDLIKQHGIDAYPFTPKKHDVVHGKVEASCCGCDGSKTREETKDEKVEVSCGSMEEAKDGKAEVSCGSMEETKDGKAEVSCGSMEETKDGKAEVSCGCDGSKNDDDEKMEETKDKMVEVSCGCDGSSKNDDDEKMEETCKDGKVEVSCCGCDESKNDGDQKMEETKEEIKEGCGCKG; via the exons ATGGCTTCTGAGGCTATGTACGATCTCAACTCCCTCCTTTCCTCCGAGGGGAGAGATTTCCTCATTCGCAACAATGGTGAtcag GTAAAAATTAGTTCCTTAAGTGGAAAAATTGTGGGATTATATTTCTCAGCAGGATGGTGCCCTCCTTGTCGTTTTTTCActccaaaattattaaaaacctACAAGGAATTAGCTTCTAAAAACATTAACGATTTTGAAGTTGTCTTCATTTCTTCTGACGGAGATGAATACTCATTCGAAGCTTACTTCTTGAGAATGCCATGGTTGTCCATTCCATTTGAAGATTCAGAAACcaaacaaaagttgaaatcaCTGTTTCAACTTAGTGGAATTCCTCATCTTGTTGTTATTGATGGCAATGGGAAAGTTTCAAGTGATGATGGAGTGGGTTTAGTGAGAGATTTTGGAGCTGATGCTTATCCTTTTACTTCTGATAGAAAGATGCAGCTTTTGATTCAGAGAGAAGAGGAGGCTAGGAGAAACAACCAAACCATTGATTCCCTTTTGGTTTCTACTTCTCGCACTTATGTGGTTTCCAATGATGGAAATCAG ATTCCTATCTCTGAATTAGAAGGGAAACTGATTGGATTGTATTTCTCAAAGCAAGGCCATGAAGATTGTGGTAATTTTAcaccaaaattaattgaagCTTACaacaaattgaagaagaaggaagagaatTTTGAGATTGTGTTCATCTCTttagatgaagaaaatgaagatttaTTCAAAGAAGCATTCAAAACAATGCCATGGTTGGCATTGCCTTTTAAGGATGAGAAATGCCAAGAGCTAAAACTTTACTTTGAGGTTACTCATATTCCTGCCCTTGTTATAATTGGCCAAGATGGAAAGACTTCGAACCCGAACGCAGTCGAACTAATCAAAGGCCGCGGTATTGATGCCTACCCTTTCACTCCCAAGAAACTCGACGTACAAGTTGACGATACTCCAAATGCAAGGCTCGAATCACAATC TCTCACTTCCCTCCTTTCCTCTGACAGGAGGGATTTTCTCATCCGTAACAATGGCGATCAG GTGAAAATCAGTTCTTTAATTGGAAAGAGAGTGGGATTATATTTCTCAGCAGGATGGTGCCCTCCATGTCGACTTTTCACACCAAAGTTATCAGAATTTTACAAGGAACTGTTGgctaataaatctaaaaataatgacTTTGAAattatcttcatttcttctgATAGAGATGCACTCTCATTCAAAGCTTACTTCTCAAAAATGCCATGGTTGGCCATTCCATTTGATGATTTAGAGACccaaaaaaagttgaaaatattgtttcaaCTTAGTTCAATTCCTTATCTTGTTGTTATTGATGGCAATGGCAAAGTTTCAAGTGCTGATGGTGTGAATTTAGTGAAGGAATTTGGAGTTGATGCTTACCCTTTTACTATTGATCGAAAAAAGCAACTTCTGGCTCAAAAAGAAGAGgctaagaaaaataatcaaaccaTTACTTCCGTTTTGGCTTCTGCTTCTCGCAATTATTTGGTTTCTAATGATGGAAAACAG ATTCCTGTCTCTGAGCTGGAAGGAAAATTGATAGGATTGTATTTCTCACTGCCTGGCCATGAACATTGTGATGCTTTTACACCAAAGTTAAGTGAAGTTTACAACaacttgaagaagaaaaaagagaattttgaGATTGTGTTCGTCtctttagaagaagaagatgaagatttcTTCAATGAAGCATTCAAATCAATGCCATGGTTGGCATTGCCTTTTAAGGATGAGAAATGTCAAAAACTAAAGCTTTATTTTGATGTTGATGATATTCCTGCTCTTGTTATAACTGGCCAGGATGGGAGGACTTTAAACCCGAACGCAGTCGACCTGATCAAACAGCACGGAATTGATGCCTACCCTTTCACTCCCAAGAAACACGACGTAGTTCATGGCAAGGTAGAAGCTTCTTGTTGTGGTTGTGATGGGTCGAAGACGAGGGAGGAAACCAAAGATGAGAAGGTAGAAGTTTCTTGTGGCTCGATGGAGGAAGCCAAAGATGGGAAGGCAGAAGTTTCTTGTGGCTCGATGGAGGAAACCAAAGATGGGAAGGCAGAAGTTTCTTGTGGCTCGATGGAGGAAACCAAAGATGGGAAGGCAGAAGTTTCTTGTGGCTGCGATGGGTCGAAAAACGACGATGATGAAAAGATGGAGGAAACCAAAGATAAGATGGTAGAAGTTTCTTGTGGCTGCGATGGGTCGTCGAAAAATGACGATGACGAAAAGATGGAGGAAACCTGCAAAGATGGGAAGGTAGAAGTTTCTTGTTGTGGCTGTGATGAATCGAAAAACGATGGTGACCAAAAGATGGAGGAAACCAAGGAGGAGATCAAAGAAGGGTGTGGGTGCAAAGGATAA